The following proteins are co-located in the Penaeus monodon isolate SGIC_2016 chromosome 35, NSTDA_Pmon_1, whole genome shotgun sequence genome:
- the LOC119595043 gene encoding F-box/LRR-repeat protein 16-like, which yields MSLTAQEVVERAGVELSKCITGLGLRSRSKDKEIRDAPGASGGGGSGAEGSRMGSVRRGGVMEKVANVLCGNSVASSGLVNGKAKMDKPIPPEKPSRFLLGKVRNGVPAGPSGNPLVPFNGHQGSPRPLRAARSPAHLLRGHRFLTWDELIRDEAFLARFFSYFSPIERTVLAQVCLRWRAVLYQPKFWHGVRPVLHCREMRHANVELTTDMRRRFYVSVQKRGFDSLVLMCANDEDLMDLVANYAVNHTKALRSVALRCSNVSDKGLETLLDHLNGVYQLELQGCNDVTEAGLWACLNPRIVSLSVADCINVADEAVGAIAQLLPSLYELNLQAYHVTDAALAFFSPRQTSTLSILRLHSCWELTNHAIVNIGMYPRGFLHKHWLLLVRVHGEGRACAPLCFHGLSGAAALVHSL from the coding sequence AGGTGGTGGAGCGCGCGGGCGTGGAGTTGTCCAAGTGTATCACGGGCCTGGGACTCCGCTCCCGCAGCAAGGACAAGGAAATCCGCGACGCCCCGGGGGCAAGCGGAGGCGGAGGCAGCGGCGCCGAGGGCAGCAGGATGGGGTCCGTGCGGCGGGGGGGCGTCATGGAGAAGGTGGCCAACGTGCTGTGCGGGAACAGCGTGGCCAGCAGTGGACTCGTCAATGGCAAAGCCAAAATGGACAAACCGATTCCGCCGGAGAAGCCGAGTCGCTTCCTGCTGGGGAAGGTCCGGAACGGCGTTCCGGCGGGGCCCTCGGGCAACCCCCTGGTGCCCTTCAACGGCCACCAGGGGTCCCCGCGCCCCCTGCGTGCAGCCAGGTCGCCGGCGCACCTCCTGCGGGGGCACCGCTTCCTCACGTGGGACGAGCTCATCCGGGACGAGGCTTTCCTGGCCAGGTTCTTCTCGTACTTCTCGCCCATCGAGAGGACGGTGCTGGCCCAGGTGTGCCTGCGGTGGCGCGCCGTGCTGTACCAGCCCAAGTTCTGGCACGGCGTGCGGCCCGTCCTCCACTGCCGCGAGATGCGCCACGCCAACGTCGAGCTCACCACCGACATGCGGCGCCGCTTCTACGTGTCGGTGCAGAAGCGCGGCTTCGACTCCCTGGTGCTGATGTGCGCCAACGACGAGGACCTCATGGACCTGGTGGCCAACTACGCCGTCAACCACACGAAGGCGCTGCGCTCCGTGGCGCTGCGCTGCTCCAACGTGTCCGACAAGGGCCTCGAGACGCTGCTCGACCACCTCAACGGCGTGTACCAGCTGGAGCTCCAGGGCTGCAACGACGTGACGGAGGCCGGCCTGTGGGCGTGTCTCAACCCTCGCATCGTGTCCCTGTCCGTGGCCGACTGCATCAACGTGGCCGACGAAGCCGTGGGCGCCATCGCCCAGCTCCTGCCGTCGCTCTACGAGCTCAACCTCCAGGCCTACCACGTCACGGACGCCGCCCTCGCCTTCTTCAGCCCGCGACAGACGTCCACGCTATCAATCCTCCGCCTCCACTCGTGCTGGGAGCTCACCAACCACGCTATCGTTAACATAGGTATGTACCCACGTGGCTTTTTGCATAAACACTGGCTGTTGTTGGTGCGAGTTCACGGGGAAGGGAGAGCGTGCGCCCCGCTGTGTTTTCATGGCCTGTCGGGGGCCGCGGCGCTGGTGCATTCCCTTTAA